In Pseudofrankia saprophytica, one genomic interval encodes:
- a CDS encoding serine/threonine-protein kinase — translation MGAVAADPLSADDPEELGSYQLIGRLGEGGMGTVYLGIGPLRDGRPTPGDTAPGDTAAGDATAAGAAAGGAAKIGPNGIEGDLRLVAIKMIRADLARLPEFRERFLREADVARRVARFCTAEVLEVVDPPDGPPYLVTEYIDGLTLTHAVLAGGPLRTGDLERLAVSVAAALTAIHGAGLVHRDLKPSNVILSSLGPRVIDFGIARATDAHGVLSHDIQRIGTPAFMAPEQANGRPVTAAADIFAWGGLVTYASSGVLPFGDGPTPVQLYRVVHLEPNLEGLGPALRPIVEHAMRKDPAERPTAQELFLRLVSMGPPTHPDPAVSRAIRSGAIPGQPPGTATGATDPPT, via the coding sequence CTGGGCGCCGTCGCCGCCGACCCGCTTTCCGCCGACGACCCCGAGGAGCTGGGTAGCTACCAGCTGATCGGCCGGCTCGGCGAGGGCGGGATGGGAACCGTCTACCTGGGCATCGGCCCCCTCCGTGACGGCCGCCCGACCCCCGGCGACACCGCTCCCGGCGACACCGCGGCTGGAGACGCCACAGCGGCCGGGGCGGCGGCCGGCGGGGCGGCGAAGATCGGGCCGAATGGCATCGAGGGCGACCTGCGCCTGGTCGCGATCAAGATGATTCGGGCCGACCTGGCCCGGCTGCCGGAGTTCCGGGAGCGGTTCCTGCGCGAGGCCGACGTGGCCCGCCGGGTCGCCCGGTTCTGCACCGCGGAGGTGCTCGAGGTCGTCGACCCGCCGGATGGCCCGCCCTACCTGGTCACCGAGTACATCGACGGGCTGACGCTGACCCATGCCGTGCTCGCCGGCGGCCCGCTGCGTACCGGCGACCTGGAACGGCTGGCCGTCAGCGTCGCCGCCGCGCTCACCGCGATCCACGGCGCCGGGCTCGTACACCGCGACCTCAAGCCGTCGAACGTCATCCTCTCGTCGCTCGGCCCGCGTGTCATCGACTTCGGCATCGCCAGGGCGACCGACGCTCACGGCGTGCTCAGCCACGACATCCAGCGGATCGGCACACCGGCGTTCATGGCCCCCGAACAGGCCAACGGCCGGCCGGTGACGGCCGCGGCGGACATCTTCGCCTGGGGCGGCCTGGTCACCTATGCCAGCAGCGGCGTGCTGCCCTTCGGCGACGGCCCGACCCCGGTGCAGCTGTACCGGGTCGTCCACCTCGAGCCGAACCTGGAGGGCCTCGGCCCCGCGCTGCGCCCGATCGTCGAGCACGCGATGCGCAAGGATCCCGCGGAGCGCCCGACCGCCCAGGAGCTCTTCCTGCGCCTGGTCAGCATGGGCCCGCCAACCCACCCTGACCCGGCGGTGAGCCGGGCGATCCGCTCCGGCGCCATCCCCGGCCAGCCGCCGGGCACGGCCACCGGCGCCACCGACCCACCCAC
- a CDS encoding WD40 repeat domain-containing protein, with protein sequence DAASGPAGAGGHGPESGSDGPAGAEARGGYPGPAARTWRDRLRHGSLMITPLLALMLIAVLIPVVLGRSPAPSPTPASLATEVATSADKIRSTDAKVADALSLAAFRISPAPAARASLRTSFAGAAATPLPGHTASVLGVAVSLDGRLAATASADGTTRLWDLAALTGQAGEVGSREAGSRDPASQEALPAEPAAPAGTAGTAGTATPPRPLAVLRGHDGWVTAAAFSPDGTLLATAGYDRTVLLWNVSNPANPVRVATLTGHEGYVLSVAFSPDGGLLATSGYDDTARIWDVADPAHPTQLSVLTGHTGWVRQVAFSPDGRLLATASTDRTARLWEIGDPRHPRQLATLSGHTDYVWAVAFSPDGRQLATAGYDGVARLWDVTDPGHPRPLETIRADSHWVLALAFSPDGRTLATAGRDDTVHLWDLTTSGRPAPVGQLSGHTDWIQDLAFTPDGRSTLTVAADHTARLTPLDDATLLATACRTGSNQLDAVQWQHYIPTAPYRPVC encoded by the coding sequence CGACGCGGCGAGCGGGCCGGCCGGCGCCGGCGGGCACGGTCCCGAGTCGGGAAGTGACGGACCGGCCGGAGCCGAAGCCCGCGGTGGGTATCCTGGGCCGGCCGCGCGGACCTGGCGAGACCGGCTGCGCCACGGCTCCCTGATGATCACGCCGCTGCTCGCACTGATGCTGATCGCCGTCCTGATCCCGGTGGTGCTCGGGCGCTCGCCCGCGCCAAGCCCGACGCCGGCCTCGCTTGCCACCGAGGTCGCCACGTCCGCCGACAAGATCCGTTCCACCGACGCGAAGGTCGCCGACGCGCTGAGCCTCGCCGCCTTCCGGATCAGCCCGGCGCCGGCCGCCCGGGCAAGCCTGCGCACCTCGTTCGCCGGCGCCGCGGCGACCCCGTTGCCCGGCCACACCGCGTCGGTGCTTGGCGTCGCCGTGAGCCTCGACGGCCGGCTCGCCGCCACCGCCTCCGCCGACGGCACCACCCGTCTCTGGGACCTCGCGGCCCTGACCGGCCAGGCCGGGGAAGTGGGCTCCCGGGAAGCCGGCTCCCGGGATCCCGCTTCCCAAGAGGCTCTGCCAGCGGAGCCGGCCGCCCCGGCGGGGACGGCGGGGACGGCGGGGACGGCGACGCCGCCCAGGCCGCTCGCGGTCCTGCGCGGTCACGACGGCTGGGTCACGGCCGCCGCCTTCAGCCCGGACGGGACCCTGCTCGCCACGGCGGGCTATGACCGCACCGTGCTCCTGTGGAACGTGAGCAACCCGGCCAACCCGGTGAGGGTCGCGACGCTGACCGGCCATGAGGGCTACGTGCTGTCCGTCGCCTTCAGCCCGGACGGCGGGCTGCTGGCGACGTCCGGGTACGACGACACCGCGCGGATCTGGGACGTCGCCGACCCGGCACACCCGACACAGCTGAGCGTCCTGACCGGCCATACCGGCTGGGTACGTCAGGTGGCGTTCAGCCCCGACGGCCGGCTGCTGGCGACGGCCAGCACGGACCGCACGGCCCGTCTCTGGGAGATCGGCGACCCGCGCCATCCCCGCCAGCTCGCCACGCTGTCCGGTCACACCGACTACGTGTGGGCGGTGGCGTTCAGCCCCGACGGCCGCCAGCTCGCCACCGCCGGCTACGACGGCGTCGCGCGTCTCTGGGACGTCACCGATCCGGGGCACCCGCGCCCCCTGGAGACGATCAGGGCGGATTCCCACTGGGTGCTCGCGCTGGCCTTCAGCCCCGACGGCCGCACCCTCGCCACCGCCGGCCGTGACGACACGGTCCATCTCTGGGACCTCACCACGAGCGGTCGGCCAGCCCCCGTCGGGCAGCTCTCCGGCCACACCGACTGGATCCAGGACCTGGCCTTCACCCCCGACGGCCGGTCGACCCTCACCGTCGCCGCGGACCACACGGCGCGGCTGACCCCGCTCGATGACGCCACCCTCCTGGCGACCGCCTGCCGCACCGGATCCAACCAGCTCGATGCCGTCCAGTGGCAGCACTACATTCCCACCGCCCCCTACCGTCCCGTCTGCTGA